The following coding sequences are from one Gossypium hirsutum isolate 1008001.06 chromosome A12, Gossypium_hirsutum_v2.1, whole genome shotgun sequence window:
- the LOC107926409 gene encoding WD repeat-containing protein 26 homolog, with amino-acid sequence MGGVEDDEPASKRMKLSSEALIHLSNGSTVKESIVGSSRDLMARPPQSDGGEEVVGSKGVIKKVEFVRIIAKALYSLGYIRSGAHLEEESGIALHSSIINVFMRQVLEGDWDESVATLHNIGLTDEMIIKSASFLILEQKFFEFLDEEKVMDALKTLRTEISPLCINHGRVRELSLSIVSPSHCFTVRSPKQNTSRARSRTKLLEELQKLLPPTVMIPERRLEHLVEQALGLQRDACMFHNSLDEEMSLFADHQCARDQIPSYALQILPAHTDEIWFLQFSHNGKYLASSSHDCSAIIWEVDANGISLKHKLSGHQKPVSSVSWSPDDHQLLTCGVEEVVRRWDAPSGECLSVYEKAGLGMVSCGWSPDGKWIFSGVNDKSISLWELDGRELECWKGQHTLKISDLEITSDGKQIISICRETAILLLDREAKVERFIEEDQTITSFSLSRDNRFLLVNLLNQEIHLWSIEDDLKLVSKYRGHKRTRFIIRSCFGGLEQAFVASGSEDSLVYIWHRGTGELIEALPGHSGAVNCVSWNPTNPHMLASASDDRTIRIWGLNNLSTKQKDTHGNGIHYCNGGT; translated from the exons ATGGGAGGTGTAGAGGATGATGAACCAGCCTCAAAACGCATGAAACTATCCTCTGAAGCATTGATACATCTTTCAAACGGTTCAACTGTTAAAGAGTCTATAGTTGGGTCTTCAAGAGACTTGATGGCTCGGCCCCCGCAGTCTGATGGGGGCGAAGAAGTTGTTGGTTCAAAAGGAGTCATAAAGAAAGTCGAATTTGTCCGAATAATAGCAAAAGCATTATACTCACTTGGTTATATAAGAAGTGGTGCTCATTTAGAAGAGGAATCAGGGATAGCATTGCATTCTTCTATTATTAATGTATTTATGCGGCAAGTTCTTGAGGGAGATTGGGATGAAAGTGTCGCCACATTGCACAATATTGGTCTAACAGATGAAATGATCATAAAATCAGCCTCTTTTCTGATATTGGAGCAgaagttttttgaatttttggacgaAGAAAAAGTCATGGATGCTCTGAAGACACTGAGAACTGAGATATCTCCTCTTTGTATCAATCATGGTAGAGTTCGTGAGCTTTCTTTGTCCATTGTGTCACCCTCTCACTGTTTTACTGTTCGGTCTCCAAAACAAAATACTTCAAGGGCAAGATCCCGGACTAAGTTATTGGAAGAATTACAGAAGCTGCTTCCTCCAACAGTTATGATTCCTGAAAGAAGGTTGGAGCATTTAGTTGAACAGGCCCTTGGCTTGCAAAGAGATGCTTGCATGTTTCACAACTCTTTGGATGAGGAAATGTCACTATTTGCTGATCATCAGTGTGCGAGAGATCAAATTCCTTCTTATGCATTGCAG ATACTACCGGCGCACACTGATGAAATATGGTTTTTGCAATTTTCACATAATGGGAAATACTTAGCTTCATCATCACATGATTGCTCAGCAATCATTTGGGAG GTTGATGCAAATGGAATATCTTTAAAACATAAACTCTCTGGTCACCAGAAACCCGTCTCTTCTGTTTCATGGAGTCCTGATGACCACCAGCTTCTCACATGTGGGGTAGAGGAGGTTGTAAGGCGCTGGGACGCCCCTTCTGGTGAGTGCCTCAGTGTTTATGAAAAAGCTGGTCTTGGTATGGTTTCATGTGGATGGTCTCCAGATGGCAAATGGATTTTTTCTGGTGTTAATGATAAGAGTATTAGTTTGTGGGAATTGGATGGGAGAGAGCTAGAGTGCTGGAAAGGGCAACATACCCTAAAAATTTCTGATTTGGAAATAACAAGTGATGGAAAGCAGATTATAAGTATATGTAGGGAAACAGCAATATTATTACTTGATAGGGAAGCGAAAGTTGAGAGATTTATTGAAGAGGATCAAACAATAACTTCGTTCTCATTATCAAGAGACAACAGATTCTTACTGGTAAATCTTCTAAACCAGGAAATCCATTTATGGAGCATAGAAGATGATCTGAAGCTTGTTTCTAAATATAGAGGCCACAAACGCACCCGCTTCATCATTAGGTCTTGTTTTGGTGGACTTGAGCAAGCTTTTGTAGCTAGTGGTAGTGAGGACTCACTG GTCTATATTTGGCATAGGGGCACAGGAGAGCTTATAGAGGCATTACCAGGTCATTCTGGAGCTGTTAATTGTGTGAGCTGGAATCCAACAAACCCTCACATGTTGGCATCAGCCAGCGATGATCGTACGATTCGGATATGGGGCTTGAATAATCTAAGCACTAAGCAGAAAGACACTCACGGTAATGGTATCCATTATTGCAATGGAGGTACCTGA